The Arabidopsis thaliana chromosome 5, partial sequence genomic interval TTcagagcgagagagagaaatagattAATCCAGCTTAAACGGAAACAAGATCAGACCAAAAAAACTTACCATTATTCAGCTAAGTAGTTGTTCGGAGAAAACTCAAtcggaataaaaaaaacaaaatttcctGATAAATTCTTCGATTGTCGAGTTTCTCGATCGAATTGGGGAATGGGTTTAGGGTTCTGGGAggagagaaataaaaattcgctgctgctttttttttgttttttttttgcgtggGCAGGAGGTCGGTTTGAAGAgaacttccttcttcttttctatttaataCTGTCGGTTCAACAAATTTGTCGGTTCAACAAATTTGTCGGTTAAGTAAGTCAAAACCGAccatttttgtaagaaaaggTCAAAACCCCTCTTCCTCTACCGGAGGGTTTGGTATACAGTTTTGTTCCTTTCATATCGCCGCCAAGGCAAAGTACTATACCTAATCTTCCAGAGAATGTTTGATTTCTCGccaagtaaataaaaaaagggaaTCTTCAAAGATTCTTTGACAGGATTATGTTTGCGATTACAAGTAAAAAagatatgaatattttttgaaggaaaaacaTACAAGCACAGATATTCATAGTTCATAGTACATACAAGCACAACCTAACGTAGAATAAGATATTTACGACTACAAATAAAAGGtattacaaattaattaagCTTTAAAGGATCTGCATTACAATACAAATAACATCATCATATTCCAATTCAtccaacattaataaaaataacttaaatattcaaagaaacaaaagaacatgaattttaaaaggttataaaatttattatagtaaaaaaataaatgactgGCGCTTACACTGCACAAATGAATTACGAAATGAAGGGAACACATAAGAGACAACAATCTCGGACACATTCATAAGTgggaaaataattatattaaataaaataccTCAGCTGCCTGCTCCGTTGGTCACGGTAACGCCGCCACTCTCCACCTTAGGGGGAGCTGAGAACCGCCGTGGTTTAGGCAATGCAGGCGAAGTTGGATACGAGAGCCGTTTCTTAGCTGATGCCTTGTCTGTGAACCCTTCGTTTTCCTGTGTGGTACCACCTAATGGGCTTTGGGGCTTGAGCCTGGCTCGAGCTGATTTAGTTGGAACCATGTAGCTCGGGAGAGCTGGTGAGCCAGCGAGGCTCTCATCGTCTCTGACTGATGAACCAGCAATGCTGTGTCTGCGGTTCCTCTCGGACAGGACCGAGATTGTGCTTTTGGAGTCGTCGTCATTGGATTTCCTCGAGGATTGGTTTAGCCTTGAGGGAGTTGGAGGTGAGAAgaaactgtttttgtttcttggggTCCCTCTTGCGGATGATGGTGTGTTTGGTTGAGTTGAGCCATTGCGGGTTAGAGATTTTGCAGCTTCGTTGCGGTTAATAGAGCCCTTGACCGAGGCAGCATTGTCATTGTTGCTGttgctttgttctttctcGGAACTCTCTAGTGGCCTACCAGCCATCCATCTCTCTAACCAGCTCCAACCCCATGTCGGGTTGCTTGGATCCATGAACATCGGGTTTCCAGATTTAGAGTTGTTCTTCCAGTTTTGCTGCAAACATGAACATATAGGATCATTACAACATTCAAATGAACCACAGATTCAACTTCAATGGATGTGTTCACTTTTTAATTGTATCTTTCCACACATTCAGCATTATAGGTAACGACTGGAGTACCTGATGAGAGTATGAATAAGCCAATGCCCTTTCCCTTCTCATTGTTGCCTCGTACTTGCTTAGCAAATTCGCTTCAACTTTCTCCTTTGATTGAATGCTATCATTCCAGTTATCCCCGTTCTGTGAGCAGCAACAGGAAAAATAGTACTTTTATAAGCAAAGGCCCAAAGATTCCATTTTCagataaaaaaagagacaGTAAATTGATAGTGTAAGTAAACATCTATTTGATATGAATGGTAATGCTACTATTAACCCTTTCCAGACTAATAAGCAGAAACATAATAGCAACTGCTAGGAAGAAATCAACAGTTCTTACTTCTTAGCAATCCTCTCACCAAAAACAACGGAAGAAACTttgaataacaagaaaaaaactgaatcaGATGAATATGAGAGACAGACCTTCAAGCCAGCTAGCTCTTTAGCATGTTTCTGAAGGAGTTGTTTCTGGCGAGCCTGATTCTCTTCTGACATCCTGATTCTCCTAGCTCGGATCTGCGACTGTACACGAGAGAGAGTCTGCATACATTTTAGAGTATTTGCAGCTTGCCGCTTAACAACAGATCCTTCCATCAATAACTTAAGTCTGACCAAACCCCTCATTGCCCGCAACGCTCTCCTTGCCTGTATTTCAGATATTACACAAAATAAGATTATACTCAACAAAGCAGCTTCCTTCACACAAAATCAAGTGCCTCGGTCAAACTCATACGAAATTCCGAAGGAATTAAGTTTCTGCAGATAATAAAGCCAATTGCAAGAGTAGAATTACATACCAAATAACCTCTAAATATAGTCTGGATCAAGATAGCAGCGGCTTCTTCGTTTGACTTTCCAGCAAATCGAGTAGGTGTAGCGCGACGAACAACACCAGGAGCAGATGAAGATGGAACTACAGGAACATCAGTAGCTGTAACATTCACAGCATCTGCTGTAGAAGGAGGTGAAAGATCCCTGTTCCGTTCAACAATCACTTCAGCTACTCTCACTTCACGAGGAGCAAGAgcaggaggaggagaagaagaagattgtctAACATTATCCACAACAGGAGGATTAGAGATAACACCATTTTGTCCCTCAGCCAATTTTTGCTTCGACTTCTGAAAACACATCAACATGTCAATATATACAGACTATAACATTAAGTCACatcaatatacaaaaaaaaaaacttcaccTTTGAATCTGGGCTGAATGCTTTCTTAACACTTGAAAACCATTTAGCTTTTTTCCCCATCTCTATGTAATCCTTcacagagaagaaacaaattattcCACAAGGAAACTGAATCTACTGATCTCAGTAGCTAAATTACGACAGATCTCGAAATCTAGAGCTAAAATTCACCAATTGATACTGAATCAGGGAGAGAATGAATCGTACCTATGAGAAGACAGTGACACCAGATCTGATAGACGAAAAAGCTTGAAGATAAAACCTGGAGGAGTCAACTAAACCACAACGCGGCTTCTAAGTAGTGACCTTATCGGAGAAGACGAAAAAGCTTAAGAATCGAATCGATTGGATCTTTGCTGAGGTGCGAAGataacttttcttcttcgaattGCTTTCACATTATCATAATTGCaaatggagaagagagagagaggagaagacaGATGGATTCAAAGCTGTGTGAAGAAGAGTATTTGTGACGGTGTGTGTTTGTGCGTGATGCCACTTAATTGGGCCTCTTTTGTGGGCCCCATtctactcttctttttttccttttcttcttcttaatttacCAACTTCGTCTCTCTTTTACTCTattcttttcactttttttttttagtgatgAGTTTTATTTCTTAAGTTTCATAAACactgttttgttaatttttctttttatagtatAGTATCTttagatttattattatttggtgCATTTCAAAAATAGTATACATAGTTGACATGGTATATTGGTGTTTTCtctaaaaatgtttgaaattttcttaaaatatggATAACGTGTAAACTGGAAAATGTATTGGATTTTGTACCTTTTTTGAAACTAGATAATTTAATGAACAAGTTATGAGGATCGATAAAACAGTGaccatataaattttaaattaatttataactttatcCGGTAAGATTGGTCTTTAATTTCAcctaataaaacaaaattgttgcaataaaaagtttttattcgtctttaatttttgtctttAGGCGGGTTAAAATATAACACTATATTTTTGCCGTTAAATATCTGTTATTAATCGAATTAAGATTTAAGATCGTATTTTTTGTCGTCAAATACCAATTGTTTATCGAATTAATTCATCTGCATAATCCGTATAAAGTATGTGTGTTTTAATACACGCTTACATTACTACAACCGACAAAACATGTGAACAAAATATGTCCACCAGTGAGACAGCctttatcattttaaaatatactcGTTAACAAGCCACCATATACGATACTTAATACTTTCTGGATTTGATAAATCATGAAAATTAGTTGGTCATTGTACTTGTACACCATATCATATTTTATGTTCAGATCCACCCACACTACTAAGTTAATCTCCGATGgatgaacaaagaaaatatttgactCATAATACCTAGTGACACAAACCATAAATAATGCTTTGGAAAAACTCGTTTTATGCAACAGCTATTAGCAGACTGTATTTTGCTCTATGATCGTGTATATCCACCACAAAAGCAATTTCCCAAATTATATGGATTGACATACAGTGAACTAGAACGATGATTGAAAgagtatataatttttgtccaCTGGATTAAGTATTATCTGCCTGAAATCATTGACTTTTTTCGGAGATAAACCCAAAAGGTTCCTTATCGGTGGCCAGCTTGTACCAGTCTTCCTGTAATTTTTgtggttaagaaaaaaaaaaaaaaaaaaaaaaagcatatatatgtCCAATCACTCCATGTGGCGTCTTCTCTGTTTCGTTAGTATAACATCcctaaaattattttcatataaaataagtGAGAACTAGCCGTTggaatttgataatttattttagcTAATCATATGTCCAACATATCAAAGTCCTATGTATAACTGTTTATATAAAGATATGCCTCTGATAACTTATAATATTAATAGGTATCTGTATATCCAAAGTCGGTAGTTGAATTGGGGATATGGACATTCCACCTAATGTATAATTCAAACTTTGTCGTTgccaataaaataaaaaataattataagcTATTATGAAAATTTCTCTCCCCGTCGGTCAACTTTGAGTTGGTCTTTGCATTCTAGCAAGTGAAATTTATAAGTTAATTAAACCgggggaaaaaaaagataactaaaccaaaattgaacCGAAAAATCCATTTGGCATTATCTGAAATGTAAGTGGGGCATGGAAATAAGGTCAGGGCCGTTAGcgttttaaagatatttagaTGAGCCAGTGAGTTTGGTAACGACCCGACATTTAAGTCTTGTCGTTTTGTAACAGAGCAACGGTAGAAGATTCCTATATTGGCTAACACCTAAACCTGAACCCATGATAACGCCATACCTTTTTCTTCCCAGTGAATTTAATTGAATTAACAGTTTACAACTTCATATATAGATTAGTCCATGTCCATCTATATCACCTCAGAGAATTTAATTTCACCACTATTCAACTTTTGTTACTACTTCAGTTCATCTATTTTTTCAGTTAAACATAcacatttaaaataatatttatagttataagaaaacaattttataataatattttttaaaagataggGTTACGTTCAGCATGAGAGTTTTTGGGAGATTGAGTTGAAACAAGAACTGAGAAAAACATTTAAGAATTGCAAAAGAGAATGAAGAGTTACTGGTTTTTGATCGAACTAGAGATATGAGTCATTTTCTATATTCACTCCAAAATCTAATAAAGAAGCAAACACAATTCTGGTTTTAATTAGCTGAGAAAGGTTCATGATAAGCTATTTCTATGTTTCCTTCAAAACATCATAAAGTTTTTGAAACTGAAGAAATCTAAATTCTCAAACCAACCATATGTTGATctaaagttatatatatgacttCTTACACCACTGGACGACAGAAGATAATCTATTCTTAGTAATGGCTGATAGTACTTCTTGATAGGGTTTTAGACTGTTTACCTCATTGCTCAATGCTAGGATTCTGAATCAGATAGCGAGCGTTGTGTAAGAGGGAAGTAGTCTCCTCGTTTGATGCATCAAGCAAACGCAACTCCTTGATCTCGTCCTGCCATTTCTCAACATGTTCCTTGTGTATCCTGTTTCATAAATGTGAACAGTGTTACACATGTGAGTGTATAAACATCTCAATCATGGTACATACAGAAACATTATAGAATCTCTTCAAACTCACATGATCAAGCGTTCTTCGAATTCGTTACTGAGTTCCTTGAGCATTGTTTTCCCTGTTTCCAGCAAGTTAGAAACCTACCACAAGAAGCATCAATCAATATCAGATTCTTCCTAAACTTAAGCAATCAGGGAAATGATAAGAGCAGCTTACAGTTTGTGTGAAGCTCTCAATCTTATCGAGAATTTGCGCAATGCTAAGTTCCATCTCATCAGAAGCAACAAGTTTCGTCTCAGCTTCTTCATTCTCAATGGTATGATCAAGGCTAATTCCATCTCTCGAATCTCCTTTTCCCTCTTCATCCTAACAAATTTCACAggacaaaatcaaaaatctgATCCAccacaaaatcatcatcaccagATCAAcgacaaattcaaaaaaaacttacagaTGCTCTCATGCGTTTCCGAAATCCTCCATTCCCTGCGTCTTCTTCCATTTCAGTGTTCATCAAAACTGCAGTAATTTAAAACGATGCTCATGAACGCATAAACAGATTAAGAATTAAGTTTTCTACTCGATGCGATTGAATCCACTAGCTAAAGCATCGCAGCAGATTCCgatttcaaaatctaaaaaccgTACGATTACATCCCCAACAATCTAGCTTAGGATTCTACAATAGAACGGAAGAAACTAGATCGAGATCGACGAAAAAACCTCCGAAAGAGATTAACAGAGAACTTACGCGATGAAGATCGAAGAAATTGCTCAGTACGaattggagagaagaagatgaagaagttttAGAGAGAGTCCAGTGAGTGTAgagaatgaggaagaaaagCCAATTTGTTTATTCCGAGAATCCATTTAAATAAGCGTTTAGATTTAagacttattttattttattgtctCTGTTTCATAATCATCACTAATTAAGTAATTATGCTTATACAATGCTATTGGCGTTTTAAGTATGGAGGAGTGACTCAAGAATCAAAGCGATTTAGATGCGATTTGATATTAAGCCGAGTAATCcaaacattttacaaaaaacatACAGCCAAAATATTCACCTAATCAGATACTAAtcgttttttttatctatctCGTCCAAAAAATGTTACAACCTCCgggacaaaacaaaaaacaataaaccGGAGGATCGATAAGATATACCTTAAACTAGCTTAACTTAAGAGTGAGCAACTTCTTCTGGCTCAGTGATCACTGCATCGAGAAAGGTTCAAGACTTGTTATAAATATCCCGGGACCTTTTAAAGGGAAGCTCAACGAATACATGTTcaactgatgatgatgatgatgatgacgacgatgaTGACAATAGACGATTTACTTTTGATGAGCTTGGTCCAGCtgattgttgttcttgttttacATCAACAGAATTTTCAGAGATTATGTTACTCTCTCTTGGATGAGGATTATCATTTTCAGCATCACTCTCGTCAAGGATCACAATCGTATCTGCACACAAcagaaaatattcaaataaattttcttacaagAGAGGTTCACCAACATATCAAGAACATACATACATACCTGTTGGAGTGTTATTCACATTATGATCATCCACCATAATAACCTCATTCTTGATAGTCACATTATAATCCTCCACCACAATAACCTCATTTTCGAAAGCCACATCGCTACTCCCTAGACCGGCGAGATTCTCAGCATCAAAAAGCGATTTCAAGAATGAACATTGTGATTCAGCCGcatcaaatctctctttcaatTCAGCATACTtgttctccatcttcttcagcttctccacttcttcctctttcgcAATCAAAAGCTCCTGATTCTTAACACTCAAATCATTGATAATGGCCTCTTTCTCACTGATCATTCCCTTCATCTCCTTCATATACTCCTCTttctcacttctctctttctctaaatcCTTAAGCAAGCTTAGAATTTTCTCCTCGAGTTCCTTAATTTGCTTCTGATATTGAAACTTCATTATCTCGTTCATTTCATTCATCTGCTTAAAACTTTCCTCTATacttttgtaatctttttccAGATTCTCATAATTCTCCTTGAGAATTTCATGTTTTGTCGCCAAAATCTCCTCCTGAACAACCAAATTTCTTCTTGTCGGAGTAGCCACCGACGAGATTTTGTTCTTCCCCGATTTGTTTGAACGAGCTGATGATTTTCCAGTCATGACGTCGAAACCCTAACCCTGGATATCAACACAAACAGCGGTCAAGCTTTTACTAGAGCTTCTTTATCTTTgccaaatttacaaaatttcacAGATTTctaaagaaaccctaaaactcaaattcGTTCTAAGCTCCACCGGAAGAAGAACGGGGAAACTAACACTAGCGGATCTTTAAACCAAAATGTACaacggaagaagaagaagaatcttacccagaaaatcttttgaatcttcttcttcttcaaacgaccagaagagagaaagagctaGCTACTGGAAAATGAAAGTAGCTACAGAGAAGGGAAAAAGCAAATCcctagaaacagagaaaatgaagCGGGAATACGAAAGGACAACATATTCATGATCAAGTTAAtaattgaatctttgtttagTGTTAAATTGAACTTAATCcaaatttttgttctcttccCATTCATGTCctcaaacaagtaaaatcaTTTACTTTAGTTTAGCTTAGATTAAAAAGATAATTCgatattcaaataaaataccACCGTAtctaaaaatcataattacaTTGACAGTGTATCTTATAATTGGATTTGAAGTGACAAGGAGGATACGACAAAAAGGAATCAAACCTTCGGTGAGACAAAACTGTATTACAAGTAGTTACAACAACAACCCAAAAGACAAAACCTAAAGACTAttgtctttctctctcactcactaTCGTTACAAGCAAACGCTAAGATGACTAGTTTCCTTTTGATTTCATCATCCGACTTTCTTTGTATTCTCACCCTAAAATCCGAGGCGATTTCATTCATCGATTCCATAATCTTCACCAAAGTATTTATCCACAAGACTGTTCGCCATGACTCTCAGCTCTTCGTTCTCATGAAACTGAAACCGTTCCATTGCATCGATACCGTCTTCTCCTTCCACAAGCTTTGGCCCTTCCCCGTTTGGCATTCCTCTTAAAACCTATCCaccaaagaaatcaaaaccaattagGATCATTCCTGTTCCAAATATGACTATGCGACATCAACATATAAGCAAAACTCGTGTCTCATTGAGCTTTTAAGAGCCATTTAATTAGTTGCTTACCAGCTCAATGAACTGAAGACCAAGCCTAGCAGCTTCGATATCAGGAGATCTGACCAGCTCAATGAAACCCCGGAGGCAACCGCCACTGACAATAGAGACTAAATGCTCTTGAATTATCCTTGGTTTTCTGTCTCCTTCTGCAGATTCTACACAGAGATTTCCCAAGACATAGGCAACTTCTTTCCTTATATCAAAGGGGGATGTGGAAAGAATCCGTAGCAACAATGGCATTACTTCAGTAGAATGTATCATTCTCTTGTGTTCAATAGATCCCGCCGCTATATTAGATAGCACCCAAGCAGCTTCCTACAGAATCGAGTATAGTGATGAAAGCTTCATATAAttgtaaaaaattaaaaccacAACGGGAATGTGATACTGACCTTCTTTAAAACACGGTGCTCGCTTCTTAAGCACTTTGCAAGCACACCAATGATGCTTTCTGAAATTTAGTTTGCAATATAAGTATCTTGAATATATAGGATTAAGGTGATGATGTTTAACCCGGAAAAGATAATAGATACTAGCCTTCAGTGTTCTGTTCACGGATAAGAATTGTTAATACTGCTTTGGGATCAACAGCGACAAAATTGCCTAAACTTCGGAGAACCTGGAttcacatttttgttttagagataATCAAGAATGCAACATTTGAAAATTAAGGACCACGTAGTGAGTATTCTGATTCTAATCATTCATGCTAATATGAGTATAAATGACATCGATGGGACTTGGAACTGGAAGCAATTGAATAGCATAATCTGAGGTAATATTTTAACTAGAATCCTGTTTCTTTTGGACGATAAGGTCTATCTGAAAGTTACCGGGATGAGAAGTTGTAGGCTACTTGAGGTTGCTAATCTGTCAATAAGTAGTTGAAGAATGCCTCCCTTCAAGAGCATACTTGTAGCGATATCTGAGAGGGCAGATAGGTAAACAATGATCCATGCAATTTCCGTGGCAGTTTCCTCATCCCTGAATCCAAcaatcaataatattttgatcaaattatTCACCAAAATTGAACAATAGAATATCAATGGCATAAAACAGACCCCTATAAATCTAAAGAATCACTAAAAAGCAAGACACCACAACACGCTAAGAAATTGTTGAAATTCAGAGAGATGTAACTTTGCTCACGTTTTCTTCAAGTGTCGAAGAATTGCATCCAGTATCCCATCAATTTTAACAAGTTGTGCTGCTGCCTTTGACTCAGGTCCCTGTATTAAGGTATAATGAAAATAGTTTGTAACAAAGGCTTGTAAATTATAACCAAGGTGATAATATCCGTGCCAGGTTTTTCCCCACCTTAATCAGATTTGACAATGCCCATGCAGCTGTTCTCACTGTTGAACCCTTGTCGGGAAAAATCATACGTGCTAGAGGTGGCAAAGCCCCTTGAGACAAAAGAACATTTCTCaaatcttctccttcaccGGCAACATTACCAATTGCCCATGCGCACTGCTCAGCCACCGGTGCGGAGCTCTTTTCTGAATATAAACTTGGAATCATATGAAATCtaatccaacaaaaacaatagagTAATAACAGACTTGGTTGGCCAGTACAACAAACCTCCAAGGTGAGCAATGAGTAACGGCAATGCAGGTAATagagcttttgtttcttcaggtTTTCCAGCAGCAATGTTGGTAAGACACCAAGCTGACTCAAGTAACTGCAGTTAGACAGAACTGTGATCAAAAGATTACAACTCTCCTTAATATATCTTCTTTCAATGCATGAGTTACTTGTCAAAATCTACAGTAAAGTGCCGGACGAATATATAAGCAAATAAATGCAAGAACAAAGGTATAGTATTAAAGCATATATAAGGCAAATGTAACCTGTTCGTCGGGGGAGCCAAATGAAAGACACTGCACAAGTAAAGGTATTGCACCAGCACGGAGCGCAGCTTCAACAGGAGGGAACTCAGATTTTGATAATAAACGCCTGAGTTCCCGAAGAGCAGTCACCCTCTTCTGCATTGCACCTTTTCCCCTGAAAATTGAGATAAGAAGTAGATATCAGAAAAAAATCACGAACAATACCTGAAACAgtgaagaaaacgaaaagaatgacaaacaaaaattgacaGATTCACTTACTGGTATTGAACAGCGGACTTGAGCTCTTCCACAGATTTACTGGCTTGAGCCTCCAATATAGGCTGCTCTTCATCAACCATCATCTCATTCTCAACAAGAGCATCCTCAACATCGCCATTAGTACCCACCCTACAAAGCCGCTTTGCCCTAACCAGTAATTCCCTTCTTTCCTTCGCCACTGTAACAGCTTGTTTTCGTCTTCTTTGTCCCGCAACATTTCCAACTACACACCACCATTTCCAGAATTACAATCAAATCCATGCCACCAATTGTAAATTTATATGGTTCTGAACTAATCAATATACATGAAAAACCAATACTAAAAGGAATGAAGCATCTAAATTTGTTCCTACCCTAATCACCAACTAACCTAATTATCTcgagaagcaaacaaaaacactacACTAACACTACTCAGGTGCCAAAATCAAGTTGAGGGTTTACAGTAAAAGTCAGAAGGAAAATCACCTGAAGACTTTATTGGGTCCCTTCGATTAGAGGCGGAGCCATCATCCGCCATTGAAGAAGCTTGAGCACAGCAAGTTTCTTCGAGAGTAGGGTTTTTGATTCGGTAATTTCACCGGAGTAAGAATAGGATTTCGCCGAAAACGAATTGGTTAATTTGGATCCGTTCCCTCGCGCCCGCccagcaaaaaaaagaaacacgaAAATTTTGCCGACTCATATTTgcatataatttcatattagTCCCTAGTATTTCCAAGTATACAATAAATAGCCCATTTAACTTTATTACCAATTTCCGAATGGATCAACGATCGTGGTTTCACGAAGTCTTTGACATTCGCCTATGTTGCAAACTAAAATAATGACATGGCGACTCATCATTGGTTCTTTACGTACACCGTAATCTAATGTGACGCATGTGGTAATAACTCTTGTGTCATAATACACGTGTCACGCATCCACATGATCCTCTTCCCTGAACATGATGAGTTCACACCGGCTGGCTTTTTCTCACCCACTTTTCCGTCACTTTCTCGGTtcattttctcgagaaaataaagaagacgaagacgaaaCCTGAAACCAAAGCCAAATTCTCTCGATTAACAGAAATTCCTTTGGATCTATCGTCAATGGACCTAATACCTCAGCAGCTCAAGGCCGTAACTCTTACACACGTCCGGTACCGTCCCGGAGATCAGCTCGGACATTTCCTCGCCTGGATCTCTCTCGTCCCAGTCTTCATTAGCCTCGGTGGATTCGTCTCTCATTTCCTTTTCCGGCGTGAGCTTCAAGGGATCTTCTTCGGTATAGGTCTCGTGATCTCACAATTCATCAACGAGTTTATCAAAACATCTGTAGAGCAAGCGCGTCCCGAGACATGTACGTTGCTCGAAGCTTGCGATTCACATGGATGGCCATCAAGCCACTCGCAATTCATGTTCTTCTTCGCTACGTATTTCAGTTTGATGGGATGTAAAGGAATTGGATTCTGGTTTGGTTTAAGAAG includes:
- the iqd2 gene encoding IQ-domain 2 (IQ-domain 2 (iqd2); FUNCTIONS IN: calmodulin binding; INVOLVED IN: biological_process unknown; EXPRESSED IN: 23 plant structures; EXPRESSED DURING: 13 growth stages; CONTAINS InterPro DOMAIN/s: IQ calmodulin-binding region (InterPro:IPR000048); BEST Arabidopsis thaliana protein match is: IQ-domain 1 (TAIR:AT3G09710.1); Has 1155 Blast hits to 1120 proteins in 81 species: Archae - 0; Bacteria - 2; Metazoa - 71; Fungi - 33; Plants - 987; Viruses - 0; Other Eukaryotes - 62 (source: NCBI BLink).) gives rise to the protein MGKKAKWFSSVKKAFSPDSKKSKQKLAEGQNGVISNPPVVDNVRQSSSSPPPALAPREVRVAEVIVERNRDLSPPSTADAVNVTATDVPVVPSSSAPGVVRRATPTRFAGKSNEEAAAILIQTIFRGYLARRALRAMRGLVRLKLLMEGSVVKRQAANTLKCMQTLSRVQSQIRARRIRMSEENQARQKQLLQKHAKELAGLKNGDNWNDSIQSKEKVEANLLSKYEATMRRERALAYSYSHQQNWKNNSKSGNPMFMDPSNPTWGWSWLERWMAGRPLESSEKEQSNSNNDNAASVKGSINRNEAAKSLTRNGSTQPNTPSSARGTPRNKNSFFSPPTPSRLNQSSRKSNDDDSKSTISVLSERNRRHSIAGSSVRDDESLAGSPALPSYMVPTKSARARLKPQSPLGGTTQENEGFTDKASAKKRLSYPTSPALPKPRRFSAPPKVESGGVTVTNGAGS
- a CDS encoding knotted 1-binding protein (unknown protein; Has 33 Blast hits to 33 proteins in 10 species: Archae - 0; Bacteria - 0; Metazoa - 0; Fungi - 0; Plants - 33; Viruses - 0; Other Eukaryotes - 0 (source: NCBI BLink).) encodes the protein MNTEMEEDAGNGGFRKRMRASDEEGKGDSRDGISLDHTIENEEAETKLVASDEMELSIAQILDKIESFTQTVSNLLETGKTMLKELSNEFEERLIMIHKEHVEKWQDEIKELRLLDASNEETTSLLHNARYLIQNPSIEQ
- a CDS encoding striatin-like protein (unknown protein; BEST Arabidopsis thaliana protein match is: unknown protein (TAIR:AT4G11100.2); Has 14506 Blast hits to 10808 proteins in 1083 species: Archae - 280; Bacteria - 2737; Metazoa - 4707; Fungi - 940; Plants - 571; Viruses - 106; Other Eukaryotes - 5165 (source: NCBI BLink).); translated protein: MTGKSSARSNKSGKNKISSVATPTRRNLVVQEEILATKHEILKENYENLEKDYKSIEESFKQMNEMNEIMKFQYQKQIKELEEKILSLLKDLEKERSEKEEYMKEMKGMISEKEAIINDLSVKNQELLIAKEEEVEKLKKMENKYAELKERFDAAESQCSFLKSLFDAENLAGLGSSDVAFENEVIVVEDYNVTIKNEVIMVDDHNVNNTPTDTIVILDESDAENDNPHPRESNIISENSVDVKQEQQSAGPSSSKVNRLLSSSSSSSSSSSVEHVFVELPFKRSRDIYNKS
- the IMPA-9 gene encoding importin alpha isoform 9 (importin alpha isoform 9 (IMPA-9); FUNCTIONS IN: binding; INVOLVED IN: biological_process unknown; LOCATED IN: chloroplast; EXPRESSED IN: 24 plant structures; EXPRESSED DURING: 13 growth stages; CONTAINS InterPro DOMAIN/s: Armadillo-like helical (InterPro:IPR011989), Armadillo (InterPro:IPR000225), Armadillo-type fold (InterPro:IPR016024); BEST Arabidopsis thaliana protein match is: importin alpha isoform 6 (TAIR:AT1G02690.2); Has 2139 Blast hits to 1862 proteins in 255 species: Archae - 0; Bacteria - 2; Metazoa - 1001; Fungi - 275; Plants - 485; Viruses - 0; Other Eukaryotes - 376 (source: NCBI BLink).), whose protein sequence is MADDGSASNRRDPIKSSVGNVAGQRRRKQAVTVAKERRELLVRAKRLCRVGTNGDVEDALVENEMMVDEEQPILEAQASKSVEELKSAVQYQGKGAMQKRVTALRELRRLLSKSEFPPVEAALRAGAIPLLVQCLSFGSPDEQLLESAWCLTNIAAGKPEETKALLPALPLLIAHLGEKSSAPVAEQCAWAIGNVAGEGEDLRNVLLSQGALPPLARMIFPDKGSTVRTAAWALSNLIKGPESKAAAQLVKIDGILDAILRHLKKTDEETATEIAWIIVYLSALSDIATSMLLKGGILQLLIDRLATSSSLQLLIPVLRSLGNFVAVDPKAVLTILIREQNTEESIIGVLAKCLRSEHRVLKKEAAWVLSNIAAGSIEHKRMIHSTEVMPLLLRILSTSPFDIRKEVAYVLGNLCVESAEGDRKPRIIQEHLVSIVSGGCLRGFIELVRSPDIEAARLGLQFIELVLRGMPNGEGPKLVEGEDGIDAMERFQFHENEELRVMANSLVDKYFGEDYGIDE